A window of the Vibrio pomeroyi genome harbors these coding sequences:
- the cysE gene encoding serine O-acetyltransferase yields the protein MKHCEQQKVWQCIVKEARQQSEQEPMLASFYHATIINHESLGAALSYILANKLKTASMPAMAVREVVEQAFKQDQSIIDAAACDICATVTRDPAVEMYSMPLLYLKGYHALQGYRVANWLWKQGRIALATYLQNQISVACQVDIHPAARIGKAIMLDHATGIVIGETAVVENDVSILQDVTLGGTGKEGGDRHPKIREGVMIGAGAKILGNIEVGEGAKIGSCSVVLQAVPPHTTVAGVPAKIVGKPKTDKPSLDMDQGFNGRSQNFIHGDGI from the coding sequence ATGAAACACTGTGAACAACAAAAAGTTTGGCAATGCATTGTGAAGGAAGCTCGACAGCAGTCAGAGCAAGAGCCTATGCTTGCGAGTTTTTACCATGCCACAATTATCAACCACGAAAGCTTGGGCGCCGCGCTCAGTTATATTCTGGCAAACAAATTAAAGACCGCCTCAATGCCTGCAATGGCAGTGCGTGAGGTGGTTGAACAAGCATTTAAGCAGGACCAATCGATTATTGATGCTGCCGCTTGTGATATTTGTGCAACAGTGACTCGAGATCCGGCGGTAGAGATGTATTCAATGCCTCTACTTTATCTTAAAGGCTACCATGCTCTGCAAGGTTACCGAGTCGCTAACTGGCTATGGAAACAAGGTCGTATTGCTCTTGCGACTTACCTGCAAAATCAAATTTCAGTCGCTTGCCAAGTAGATATCCACCCGGCTGCACGTATCGGCAAAGCAATCATGCTCGACCACGCAACAGGCATTGTGATTGGTGAAACCGCTGTAGTCGAAAATGACGTGTCGATTCTTCAAGACGTGACCCTTGGTGGTACCGGTAAAGAAGGCGGTGATCGTCACCCTAAGATTCGCGAAGGCGTGATGATTGGTGCCGGCGCTAAAATTCTCGGTAACATTGAAGTGGGTGAAGGCGCGAAGATTGGTTCTTGTTCTGTGGTTCTTCAGGCAGTTCCACCTCATACTACCGTGGCGGGCGTGCCAGCAAAGATTGTCGGTAAGCCAAAAACTGACAAGCCATCTTTAGACATGGATCAGGGGTTCAATGGCCGCTCTCAGAACTTCATCCATGGTGATGGGATTTAA